The following proteins are co-located in the Melanotaenia boesemani isolate fMelBoe1 chromosome 5, fMelBoe1.pri, whole genome shotgun sequence genome:
- the LOC121639613 gene encoding H-2 class II histocompatibility antigen, E-S beta chain-like isoform X2 → MASSFLCLTLLFITIYSADGFRHYDLDRCVFNSTELKDIEFIQSYFYNKLEYIRFSSSLGKFVGYTEFGVKAAEHWNQDASLLASMRAQKEVYCQYNIGIEYQNALSKSAEPYVRLYSTTPHAGRHPAMLVCSVYDFYPKTIRVSWLRDGQEVLPDLTNEMEDGDWYYQTHSYLEDPPRPGEKISCKVEHASLKEPLIIDWDPSMPESERNKIAIGAAGRTLGLIFSLAGLIYYRRKAKGRILVLTN, encoded by the exons ATGGCTTCATCCTTCCTCTGCctcaccctcctcttcatcaccatcTACTCAGCAG atgGGTTTCGACATTATGACCTGGATCGGTGTGTGTTTAACTCCACGGAGCTGAAGGACATCGAGTTCATCCAGTCTTATTTCTACAACAAGCTGGAGTACATCCGGTTCAGCAGCAGTTTGGGGAAGTTTGTCGGATACACGGAGTTCGGAGTGAAGGCCGCCGAGCACTGGAACCAAGATGCTTCACTCCTGGCTAGTATGAGAGCTCAGAAGGAGGTGTACTGCCAATACAACATTGGTATTGAATACCAGAATGCTCTGTCTAAATCAG CTGAACCCTACGTCAGGCTGTACTCCACCACGCCCCATGCTGGTCGCCATCCCGCCATGTTGGTCTGCAGCGTCTACGACTTCTACCCAAAAACCATCAGAGTCAGCTGGCTCAGAGACGGACAGGAAGTCCTGCCTGATCTCACTAATGAGATGGAGGACGGTGATTGGTACTACCAGACCCACTCCTACCTGGAGGACCCACCCAG GCCTGGAGAGAAGATCTCCTGTAAGGTGGAACACGCCAGCCTGAAGGAGCCTCTGATTATTGACTGGG ACCCGTCCATGCCTGAGTCAGAAAGAAACAAGATCGCCATCGGAGCCGCAGGACGAACCCTGGGTCTGATCTTTTCTCTGGCTGGATTAATCTACTACAGGAGGAAGGCCAAAG
- the LOC121639613 gene encoding H-2 class II histocompatibility antigen, E-S beta chain-like isoform X1, with product MASSFLCLTLLFITIYSADGFRHYDLDRCVFNSTELKDIEFIQSYFYNKLEYIRFSSSLGKFVGYTEFGVKAAEHWNQDASLLASMRAQKEVYCQYNIGIEYQNALSKSAEPYVRLYSTTPHAGRHPAMLVCSVYDFYPKTIRVSWLRDGQEVLPDLTNEMEDGDWYYQTHSYLEDPPRPGEKISCKVEHASLKEPLIIDWDPSMPKSERNKIAIGASGLILGLVFFLAGFIYYSRKAKDPSMPESERNKIAIGAAGRTLGLIFSLAGLIYYRRKAKGRILVLTN from the exons ATGGCTTCATCCTTCCTCTGCctcaccctcctcttcatcaccatcTACTCAGCAG atgGGTTTCGACATTATGACCTGGATCGGTGTGTGTTTAACTCCACGGAGCTGAAGGACATCGAGTTCATCCAGTCTTATTTCTACAACAAGCTGGAGTACATCCGGTTCAGCAGCAGTTTGGGGAAGTTTGTCGGATACACGGAGTTCGGAGTGAAGGCCGCCGAGCACTGGAACCAAGATGCTTCACTCCTGGCTAGTATGAGAGCTCAGAAGGAGGTGTACTGCCAATACAACATTGGTATTGAATACCAGAATGCTCTGTCTAAATCAG CTGAACCCTACGTCAGGCTGTACTCCACCACGCCCCATGCTGGTCGCCATCCCGCCATGTTGGTCTGCAGCGTCTACGACTTCTACCCAAAAACCATCAGAGTCAGCTGGCTCAGAGACGGACAGGAAGTCCTGCCTGATCTCACTAATGAGATGGAGGACGGTGATTGGTACTACCAGACCCACTCCTACCTGGAGGACCCACCCAG GCCTGGAGAGAAGATCTCCTGTAAGGTGGAACACGCCAGCCTGAAGGAGCCTCTGATTATTGACTGGG ACCCGTCCATGCCAAAGTCAGAAAGAAACAAGATCGCCATCGGAGCCTCAGGACTGATCCTGGGTTTGGTCTTTTTTCTGGCTGGATTCATCTACTACAGTAGGAAGGCCAAAG ACCCGTCCATGCCTGAGTCAGAAAGAAACAAGATCGCCATCGGAGCCGCAGGACGAACCCTGGGTCTGATCTTTTCTCTGGCTGGATTAATCTACTACAGGAGGAAGGCCAAAG